One part of the Amphiura filiformis chromosome 5, Afil_fr2py, whole genome shotgun sequence genome encodes these proteins:
- the LOC140152191 gene encoding uncharacterized protein: protein MSLRIPLQNEQFVTLFSIYAPTLQAEPADKEKFYSDLRSFLHSTPTEDKIFILGDFNARVGRDSDTWKGALGKHGIGNCNDNGRLLLELCAEQQLVITNTIFQQKDSLKTTWMHPRSKHWHLIDYIVTRQSDLKDVLHTRVMPSAECHTDHRLVRCKLNLQFKPKPRKGGPPKRKISVGSLQSSEIKASFQANLQTRIEGSSYSIDSSPEVFWEQLKTTIQQSFEEVLGYTSKKNRDWFDENNAEIQTLLAKKRSALQAHLAQPLCPEKKAAFRTACSILQRELRVIQNKWWTDLAQKTQVCADDTGDYAGFYAALKSVYGPTYQVQSPLRSTDGETLLTDKASILNRWSEHFRSLFSANRIVQDTALNRIPQQSMKTELDEVLSLQETCKAIEEIGKAGGVDGIPAEIYKNKGEKSDCSNYRGITLLSIAGKVLARILLNRLVTTIAEEHLPESQCGFRSNRGTTDMVFALRQLQEKCRE from the coding sequence ATGTCCCTGCGTATCCCTCTGCAAAACGAGCAGTTTGTTACACTCTTCAGTATATATGCTCCAACTCTACAAGCAGAACCAGCAGACAAAGAAAAGTTCTACTCTGATCTCCGCAGCTTCTTGCATAGCACTCCTACAGAAGACAAGATCTTTATCCTTGGCGATTTCAACGCCAGAGTAGGTCGAGACTCAGACACCTGGAAAGGAGCACTTGGAAAGCATGGCATCGGAAACTGTAATGACAATGGTCGTTTACTCCTGGAGCTTTGTGCTGAGCAGCAACTTGTCATTACCAATACTATCTTTCAACAGAAGGACAGCCTAAAAACAACGTGGATGCACCCTCGTTCCAAACATTGGCACCTGATAGATTACATAGTTACACGCCAAAGTGACCTTAAAGATGTTTTACACACCAGAGTGATGCCCAGTGCAGAATGCCATACTGACCATCGCCTTGTCCGCTGTAAACTGAACCTCCAGTTTAAACCAAAGCCAAGGAAAGGAGGTCCCCCTAAGAGAAAGATCAGTGTTGGTAGCTTACAGTCATCAGAAATAAAAGCTAGCTTTCAGGCAAATCTCCAGACTCGCATCGAAGGCTCAAGTTACTCCATAGACAGTTCACCAGAAGTGTTCTGGGAACAGTTGAAAACCACCATCCAGCAGTCGTTTGAAGAAGTCCTGGGTTACACTTCCAAGAAAAATCGTGACTGGTTTGACGAAAACAATGCTGAGATCCAAACTCTCCTGGCAAAGAAGAGATCAGCGCTTCAGGCCCACCTGGCCCAGCCTCTTTGTCCAGAAAAGAAAGCTGCCTTCAGAACTGCTTGTAGCATTCTCCAGCGCGAGCTTCGTGTGATCCAAAACAAGTGGTGGACAGACCTGGCACAGAAAACCCAGGTTTGTGCTGATGACACAGGAGACTATGCTGGATTTTATGCAGCCTTGAAGTCAGTTTATGGCCCAACCTATCAAGTTCAGAGCCCATTGCGCAGTACTGATGGAGAGACACTCCTCACGGATAAGGCCTCTATTTTGAACAGATGGTCAGAACACTTCCGATCCCTCTTCAGTGCCAACCGTATTGTACAAGACACCGCACTCAACCGCATTCCTCAGCAGTCGATGAAAACAGAGCTTGATGAGGTTCTTTCACTGCAAGAGACCTGTAAAGCAATTGAGGAGATTGGAAAGGCAGGAGGAGTTGACGGCATACCCGCAGAGATATACAAGAACAAAGGGGAAAAGTCTGACTGCTCCAATTATAGGGGGATTACCCTGCTCTCCATCGCTGGAAAAGTTCTTGCACGGATCCTCTTGAATAGACTGGTAACCACCATTGCAGAGGAACACCTCCCAGAAAGCCAATGTGGTTTTAGATCCAACAGAGGAACTACTGACATGGTGTTTGCTCTTCGCCAGCTGCAGGAAAAGTGTCGCGAATAA